Proteins found in one Desulfovibrio gilichinskyi genomic segment:
- the flhA gene encoding flagellar biosynthesis protein FlhA: MAASKSKAVNINYERFAKHGDLLLAAGVVIILFVMLIPLPTLIIDFMLTVSISLGLIILITSMFMQSPLEFSIFPSLLLVTTLLRLALNVATTRAILLHGDEGTSAAGNVIQSFGEFVVGGNYIIGTVIFLILFILNKKVIVAGTTRIAEVAARFTLDAMPGKQMSIEADLNSGLIDEEEAQTQRTLIRREADFYGAMDGAGKFVQGDVNASMMITFVNIIGGILIGVLQKGMNWSDAAQTYTLLTIGDGLVSTIPSLIISTSAGIIVSRAAAEAKMGEEFLGQLTYHSRALKLVSAILVIFGIVPGMPTVPFLTLAGIVYAISTLNRDSEDAKDKQEAKDKKAKADVPSLDSPEEVQALLPLDQLELEVGYGLIPLVDEEQNGNLLSRIRSIRRQFALDMGVIVPSLHLRDNLQLKPGEYRVLIKGNAVASAEILIDHQLAMDPGDAKHRIKGIETVEPAFNLPAIWIPDSQKEEAMLAGYTVVDPSTVIATHLTEIFRRNLGEFLGRQETQELLDNLAKRAPKAVEDLVPNIMPLGTVQKVLQNLVKENVSVRDMLTVVEALADYGPSIHDPGQLTEYVRSHMSRTIIKPYLASDGSLPILTFGPNVEATLNSAIRTSENGGFLALDPGAAQQLIQSVSAAAENVLNTDGQPVVLCAPQMRSHLAQLMVRFLPTIPIISQAEIPASVRIMSAGTVEF, translated from the coding sequence ATGGCCGCATCTAAGTCAAAAGCAGTAAATATAAATTATGAGAGATTTGCCAAACATGGAGATCTTCTCTTAGCGGCAGGCGTAGTAATTATTTTATTCGTCATGCTGATTCCGCTTCCCACACTCATAATTGACTTTATGCTGACTGTAAGTATTTCGCTTGGTTTAATCATTCTTATTACATCCATGTTCATGCAATCGCCCCTAGAGTTTTCAATATTTCCATCACTCCTGCTGGTCACAACTCTGTTGCGACTGGCTCTTAACGTTGCGACAACCAGGGCAATTCTTTTACACGGAGATGAAGGTACATCAGCCGCCGGTAACGTTATTCAAAGTTTCGGAGAATTTGTTGTAGGTGGTAACTACATAATCGGTACTGTAATCTTTCTCATTCTTTTTATCCTGAACAAGAAAGTTATCGTTGCCGGTACAACGCGTATTGCGGAAGTTGCCGCACGATTCACCTTGGACGCAATGCCCGGTAAACAGATGTCAATTGAAGCCGACCTTAACTCCGGCCTGATTGATGAAGAAGAAGCTCAGACTCAAAGAACACTGATCCGCAGAGAAGCAGACTTTTACGGAGCCATGGACGGTGCCGGTAAGTTTGTACAGGGAGATGTTAACGCCAGTATGATGATTACTTTTGTAAACATTATCGGCGGAATTTTAATCGGAGTTCTGCAAAAAGGCATGAACTGGTCTGACGCAGCGCAGACATACACACTCCTGACAATCGGTGATGGTCTTGTTTCCACAATTCCTTCACTTATCATTTCTACTTCAGCCGGTATCATCGTTTCCCGCGCAGCAGCTGAAGCCAAGATGGGCGAAGAATTTCTCGGCCAGCTTACTTACCACTCACGCGCTCTTAAACTGGTATCAGCCATACTTGTAATTTTCGGCATAGTTCCCGGAATGCCGACTGTTCCGTTCCTCACTCTTGCCGGAATAGTTTACGCAATTTCCACACTCAATCGTGACAGCGAAGATGCTAAAGATAAGCAGGAAGCAAAGGACAAGAAAGCAAAGGCAGATGTACCCTCTCTGGACAGCCCGGAAGAAGTACAAGCGCTGCTGCCGCTCGATCAGCTGGAACTGGAAGTCGGATACGGACTCATTCCGCTGGTGGACGAAGAACAGAATGGCAACCTTCTTTCCCGTATACGCTCAATACGCCGTCAATTCGCTCTGGACATGGGTGTCATTGTTCCGTCACTGCACCTGCGTGACAATCTCCAACTCAAACCCGGAGAATACCGAGTCCTCATTAAAGGCAACGCTGTTGCCTCAGCTGAGATTCTTATCGATCATCAGCTTGCTATGGACCCGGGTGATGCCAAGCATAGAATCAAAGGTATTGAAACAGTTGAGCCGGCCTTCAATCTGCCTGCCATCTGGATTCCTGACAGTCAGAAAGAAGAGGCAATGCTTGCAGGATACACGGTTGTTGACCCTTCAACCGTCATTGCGACTCATCTTACTGAAATTTTCCGCCGCAACCTTGGAGAATTCCTCGGAAGGCAGGAAACACAGGAACTGCTGGACAACCTTGCTAAGCGTGCGCCTAAAGCCGTTGAAGATCTGGTTCCGAATATTATGCCGCTCGGAACTGTTCAGAAAGTTCTACAGAATCTTGTTAAAGAAAACGTTTCAGTTCGCGACATGCTGACAGTTGTTGAAGCTCTTGCTGACTACGGACCATCAATTCACGACCCTGGGCAATTAACTGAATACGTCCGCTCTCACATGAGCAGAACGATTATCAAACCTTATCTTGCCAGTGATGGCAGCTTACCTATTCTGACCTTTGGTCCGAACGTAGAAGCAACTCTCAACTCGGCGATCAGGACTTCTGAAAATGGAGGTTTCCTTGCTCTTGACCCGGGAGCCGCTCAGCAGTTAATTCAGTCCGTCAGCGCAGCAGCTGAAAATGTACTGAATACTGACGGTCAACCCGTTGTGCTCTGTGCTCCTCAGATGCGAAGCCATTTAGCACAACTGATGGTACGGTTCTTGCCTACAATCCCTATAATATCTCAGGCTGAGATTCCTGCAAGTGTAAGAATCATGTCTGCCGGTACTGTAGAGTTTTAA
- a CDS encoding flagellar biosynthesis protein FlhF: MRVKTFRGNSTASVFAEIKAEFGDSAVILSNKSVEESGRKIHEIMVGVEGQEAPVRAQSTRDDVLGDAMNNIPEWNQEWNQIKGHMMALLKPQMNLNLLAPRQRLALEYLEREGVEGRVIMSLFHELRQDPSKQILPVLENIAPVCSFSEENWPQKIHALAGPHGVGKTSTIIRLALKEKKDNPGARICVASADQGQGKGRLVLRHYADLSGLEFKDLVTREDFAALTGESHKFDKIFIDLPGLSANSELESWLAVCGLTGTCDIAVHLVMNPYFAPAQYTAFLKKYKSSKLKSIIWTKLDESCSYGALINTSYESGLPVSLLSYGSGLRNSLKSAIEKDFWRLIFKHQLPEKDETPLAKAV, translated from the coding sequence ATGCGGGTAAAAACATTCAGAGGAAACAGCACAGCATCAGTCTTCGCCGAAATCAAAGCTGAATTCGGTGACAGTGCTGTAATCCTCAGTAATAAATCAGTTGAGGAAAGTGGACGTAAAATCCACGAAATCATGGTCGGTGTCGAAGGTCAGGAAGCTCCTGTCCGGGCACAGTCCACCAGAGATGACGTTCTGGGCGATGCTATGAATAATATCCCCGAATGGAATCAGGAATGGAATCAGATTAAAGGCCATATGATGGCTCTTTTAAAGCCTCAAATGAACCTTAATCTCCTTGCTCCCCGCCAACGCCTCGCTCTGGAATATCTTGAGCGTGAAGGAGTTGAAGGCAGGGTTATTATGAGTTTGTTTCATGAGCTTAGACAAGATCCTTCAAAACAGATTCTGCCCGTTCTCGAAAACATAGCACCTGTCTGCTCTTTTAGCGAAGAGAACTGGCCTCAAAAGATTCATGCATTGGCTGGACCGCACGGTGTAGGCAAAACTTCTACAATCATCAGGCTTGCTCTTAAAGAAAAAAAAGATAATCCCGGGGCGCGGATATGCGTAGCGTCAGCGGATCAGGGACAGGGTAAAGGACGGCTTGTGCTGCGCCACTACGCAGACCTTTCAGGACTTGAATTCAAGGATCTTGTGACAAGAGAGGATTTCGCTGCACTGACAGGTGAAAGTCATAAATTTGACAAAATTTTTATCGATCTGCCGGGACTTTCCGCAAATTCGGAACTTGAAAGCTGGCTGGCAGTATGCGGATTGACCGGAACCTGCGATATAGCAGTTCATTTAGTAATGAACCCATATTTTGCTCCAGCACAATACACTGCATTTTTAAAGAAATACAAATCATCAAAACTAAAAAGTATTATCTGGACAAAACTTGATGAATCCTGCTCCTACGGCGCACTTATCAACACATCTTATGAAAGCGGATTGCCCGTGTCCCTGCTGTCATATGGATCCGGATTAAGAAACAGCTTAAAAAGTGCTATAGAAAAAGATTTCTGGAGACTCATCTTCAAGCACCAGCTTCCGGAAAAAGATGAAACTCCATTAGCTAAGGCGGTCTAG
- a CDS encoding MinD/ParA family protein, whose product MSYNLPMVFSVTSGKGGVGKTNISVNLACHLSRMGKKVLLLDADLGLANVDVLLGIAPKYNLFHLFHEGTNIREVLYKTEFGFDILPASSGVSDMVSLSTGQKLDLLEAMDHLEEEIDYLIVDTGAGINENVLYFNLAVQERLLVLTPEPTSLTDAYALIKVMKLNHGVDKFKILVNMAPDMATAKDVFKKLYMACDHFLSGVSLELTGVIPRDPKMRDAVINQTPLCKLHPSSPACIKIGEAAKKITTWKSNSELDGNIKFFWKKLLFQEQSVA is encoded by the coding sequence ATGAGCTACAATCTTCCCATGGTCTTTTCAGTCACCTCCGGCAAAGGAGGCGTAGGCAAAACAAATATTTCTGTTAATTTGGCCTGCCATCTCAGCCGCATGGGCAAGAAAGTTTTATTATTGGATGCCGACTTAGGACTGGCCAATGTAGATGTACTTCTCGGGATAGCTCCTAAGTACAACCTGTTCCATCTTTTCCATGAAGGAACCAATATTCGAGAAGTTTTATACAAAACCGAATTCGGCTTTGATATACTTCCTGCCTCCTCAGGGGTCAGCGATATGGTTTCTCTCTCTACAGGTCAAAAACTGGATCTGCTGGAAGCAATGGACCATCTTGAAGAAGAAATTGACTATCTTATAGTTGACACAGGCGCCGGTATCAATGAGAACGTATTATACTTTAACCTCGCAGTTCAGGAACGACTTCTGGTTCTGACACCTGAACCGACATCTCTCACTGATGCATATGCACTGATAAAAGTAATGAAACTTAACCATGGGGTAGACAAATTTAAAATTTTGGTGAACATGGCTCCTGACATGGCAACGGCTAAAGATGTTTTCAAAAAACTTTATATGGCTTGTGATCATTTCTTAAGCGGTGTGTCTCTGGAACTTACCGGGGTAATCCCCCGAGACCCTAAAATGCGTGACGCGGTTATCAACCAGACTCCTCTGTGTAAGCTGCACCCTTCCAGCCCCGCCTGTATTAAAATAGGGGAAGCAGCTAAAAAAATAACAACATGGAAATCAAATTCTGAGCTAGATGGAAATATTAAGTTCTTCTGGAAAAAACTTCTCTTCCAAGAGCAGTCCGTGGCTTAA
- a CDS encoding FliA/WhiG family RNA polymerase sigma factor, which produces MEILSSSGKNFSSKSSPWLKLESGATSWEDFSSPDREAIVRHYSPKIRIIALRMKAKLPKNVELGELISAGSMGLVESLGKFRPELKIKFETYAESRIKGAMLDDLRRLDWFSRGLRQKVKTIENSIRDIEHETGLTPTSEQIEEATGFSAKEVQQGLEALQTQFCISLDAFSDNIPSNHDNQFDNEPYNSAVFEETVDKVANLIDNLTPREKLVLSLYYGEELNMKETSDVMEITEGRVSQLHSQALAKLRNMFQEKYSTEP; this is translated from the coding sequence ATGGAAATATTAAGTTCTTCTGGAAAAAACTTCTCTTCCAAGAGCAGTCCGTGGCTTAAGCTAGAGTCCGGGGCTACTAGCTGGGAAGATTTTTCATCACCTGATCGTGAGGCGATAGTACGGCATTATTCTCCGAAAATACGTATCATCGCACTCAGAATGAAAGCCAAGCTGCCCAAAAACGTGGAACTTGGTGAACTTATCAGTGCCGGAAGTATGGGACTCGTAGAATCACTTGGTAAATTTCGTCCTGAACTTAAAATTAAATTTGAAACTTATGCTGAAAGCCGTATAAAAGGTGCCATGCTAGATGACCTCAGACGGCTGGACTGGTTCTCCCGCGGGCTAAGGCAGAAAGTTAAAACTATCGAAAACAGCATTAGAGATATTGAACACGAAACAGGTTTAACTCCTACAAGTGAACAAATTGAAGAAGCTACTGGGTTTTCTGCAAAAGAGGTTCAGCAAGGGCTAGAAGCTCTGCAAACTCAGTTTTGCATAAGCCTCGATGCTTTCAGCGACAATATTCCCAGCAATCATGATAATCAGTTTGATAATGAACCTTACAATTCCGCTGTTTTTGAAGAAACAGTGGACAAGGTTGCAAATCTAATTGATAATTTGACGCCAAGGGAAAAATTGGTATTATCATTATATTACGGAGAAGAGCTGAATATGAAAGAAACTTCCGACGTAATGGAAATTACTGAAGGCAGAGTTTCTCAACTTCATTCACAAGCTCTTGCAAAATTAAGAAACATGTTCCAGGAAAAATATAGTACGGAACCTTAA
- a CDS encoding chemotaxis response regulator CheY, producing MAIDYSMKVLVVDDFATMRRIIKNILRQIGFTNIVEADDGTTAWELLNKDDSIQFIVSDWNMPQMTGIEFLRKVRASEEFADLPFLMVTAEAQQENIIEAVQAKVSNYIVKPFTPDTLGQKINKIFEKL from the coding sequence ATGGCCATTGATTACTCTATGAAAGTTCTTGTTGTTGATGACTTCGCAACCATGCGCCGCATTATCAAAAACATCCTTCGTCAAATCGGTTTTACTAATATAGTAGAAGCTGATGACGGAACAACTGCATGGGAACTTCTGAATAAAGATGACAGCATTCAGTTCATCGTTTCAGACTGGAATATGCCCCAAATGACCGGGATTGAATTCTTGCGTAAAGTCAGAGCCAGCGAAGAATTTGCTGATCTGCCCTTCTTGATGGTTACAGCTGAAGCACAGCAGGAAAACATCATTGAAGCAGTTCAGGCAAAGGTTTCCAACTATATCGTAAAACCTTTTACTCCTGACACTCTCGGCCAAAAAATTAATAAAATTTTTGAAAAACTATAA
- a CDS encoding flagellar basal body-associated FliL family protein, with protein MIFLALDDIDDSEEEIQAPEPTSKATQKVDLDLDDAPFLEDEDEEDLSPEEEPKELEALEEAKPKAKSSGSKKFIYIGIGVVILLLSLILVKLFLFTDRPPAEPPAPVEEKAVEIPKQVEAPPPPPKEPGVTLLRMDPFWVEQKDEKGHIRFLVARFAMTTTDERIVAEYSRKTLILRDAIYYYLKNKDLQFLSDKNNAEKLKKDLLMVINQYIVAGQFETILFEKYLVR; from the coding sequence ATGATCTTCCTCGCTCTAGATGACATTGATGATTCCGAGGAGGAAATACAAGCACCGGAACCAACAAGCAAGGCAACACAGAAAGTTGATCTGGACCTTGATGATGCTCCTTTTCTGGAAGATGAAGACGAAGAGGATCTGTCCCCTGAAGAGGAGCCGAAAGAACTTGAGGCTCTGGAAGAAGCTAAGCCTAAAGCTAAAAGCTCAGGTTCCAAGAAATTTATTTATATTGGAATCGGCGTTGTTATTCTGCTTCTATCTCTAATTCTTGTAAAACTGTTCTTATTCACTGACAGACCGCCTGCTGAGCCTCCTGCTCCGGTAGAAGAAAAGGCTGTTGAAATCCCGAAACAAGTTGAAGCTCCTCCGCCTCCACCAAAAGAACCAGGCGTAACATTACTTAGAATGGACCCTTTCTGGGTAGAACAGAAAGACGAAAAGGGGCATATCCGTTTCCTCGTAGCAAGATTTGCGATGACAACCACCGATGAACGAATTGTCGCTGAGTATAGCCGCAAAACTTTGATTTTACGTGACGCGATATATTACTATCTAAAAAATAAAGATTTACAATTTTTATCCGATAAGAATAATGCGGAGAAATTAAAAAAAGACCTGCTCATGGTTATAAACCAATATATTGTTGCAGGCCAGTTTGAAACTATTCTATTTGAAAAATATCTCGTGAGGTAG
- a CDS encoding methyl-accepting chemotaxis protein codes for MFRSMSSRISYMVAIVVILSTVIMLFFIDNTLERDMLEAQGKTARNTIRMGLLYLQEGKQSIDAYRKEAYQERKQAVKDAMNIFHAQLDAYYSLYKSGVLTEKQAKEAAYELARTTRYFNNDYFFIYTDKVVSLAHPDRFLEGQDLSRSKDKKGYVFGPDMMEKGTTENGGYIDVWWARLGSDVPVPKILYVKHFSKWNWILGTGTYVDDIENSIAVQKAGLIKDLQKGFSQIRLAETGRLFIFDDDKNVLVPPAGASSNFADTINLDTGKSLIHDLKAVGKQGQWSLNYRVLQNDGKEVEKQAFVRYYSPLGWYVASTVPLSEIHAPVNSLILKQGIISLVILILTICFIYYVVRKICLPIQNVSKVAFYISKGDLREAKKVFIEGSDPILLKRVIEIHDINDNNLNLDEVGYLVKSFHTMLTTLNSLVSQVQRSGDMVTGSSLKLNSAIGQLEIAVENQATATQELGSTSREISATSQELARTMNEATEVALSTAELADQGLIDLDVMGQSMETMRDASGGIFSKLSVINSKAANISSVVTSISKISEQINLLSLNAAIEAEKAGEFGQGFSVVAREIRKLADKTAMSTLDIEKIVAEMLSAVSSGVMEMDKFRQQVETGVSNVEVLGQGITGVVDQVRSLTPQFESVNEGMQNQSEGAEQISKAMLQLSETSIQTKDALQEFVNITEQLSLSVETLEEEVAVFRVEKES; via the coding sequence ATGTTCCGCTCCATGAGCTCTAGAATTTCATATATGGTTGCCATTGTAGTTATTCTTTCTACCGTGATAATGTTATTTTTTATTGATAATACTCTTGAAAGAGACATGCTCGAGGCACAGGGGAAAACTGCAAGAAATACAATTCGTATGGGTTTGTTGTATCTGCAGGAAGGGAAGCAGTCGATTGATGCTTATCGGAAGGAAGCGTATCAGGAACGTAAGCAGGCTGTTAAGGACGCAATGAATATTTTTCATGCCCAGCTTGACGCTTATTATTCTCTTTACAAGTCCGGAGTGCTGACTGAGAAGCAGGCTAAAGAGGCCGCTTATGAGTTGGCAAGAACTACCAGATATTTTAATAATGACTATTTTTTTATATATACTGATAAGGTTGTTTCACTGGCTCATCCTGATAGATTCTTGGAAGGACAGGATTTATCCCGGTCAAAGGATAAGAAAGGGTATGTATTCGGCCCGGACATGATGGAAAAAGGAACTACTGAAAACGGTGGGTATATTGACGTTTGGTGGGCCAGATTGGGCTCCGATGTTCCTGTTCCTAAAATTTTATATGTAAAGCATTTTTCAAAATGGAATTGGATACTTGGTACAGGAACTTATGTTGATGATATTGAAAATTCTATTGCAGTTCAAAAGGCCGGGCTGATAAAAGATTTGCAGAAAGGATTTTCGCAGATCCGCTTAGCAGAAACAGGGCGGCTGTTTATTTTTGATGATGACAAAAACGTGCTGGTTCCACCTGCTGGAGCAAGTTCAAATTTCGCAGATACTATCAATCTTGATACCGGTAAAAGTTTAATACATGATTTGAAAGCCGTTGGGAAACAAGGACAGTGGAGTCTGAATTATAGAGTTTTGCAAAATGATGGAAAAGAAGTAGAGAAACAGGCTTTTGTTCGTTATTACTCGCCGCTTGGCTGGTATGTGGCTTCAACCGTTCCTCTTAGTGAAATTCATGCTCCGGTAAATAGTTTGATTCTAAAGCAAGGGATTATAAGTTTAGTTATCCTGATACTTACCATTTGTTTTATTTATTATGTTGTACGAAAAATATGTCTGCCGATACAAAATGTTTCTAAAGTCGCTTTTTATATTTCTAAAGGTGATCTCAGGGAAGCGAAAAAAGTTTTTATTGAGGGATCTGATCCCATCTTATTAAAGCGGGTCATTGAAATTCATGACATAAATGATAATAATTTAAATCTTGATGAAGTCGGCTATTTAGTTAAGTCATTTCATACAATGCTTACCACTCTCAATTCACTGGTCAGTCAGGTTCAGAGATCAGGTGACATGGTGACCGGGTCTTCTCTTAAACTTAATTCTGCAATCGGGCAGCTGGAAATTGCTGTTGAGAATCAGGCCACAGCCACTCAGGAGCTTGGCAGTACTTCTCGCGAAATATCTGCAACATCCCAAGAGCTCGCCCGTACAATGAATGAAGCAACTGAAGTTGCACTTTCAACAGCAGAATTGGCGGACCAAGGTTTGATAGATCTTGATGTTATGGGACAAAGCATGGAGACGATGCGCGATGCTTCCGGAGGAATTTTTTCTAAACTTTCCGTAATCAATTCTAAAGCCGCAAATATCAGTTCTGTGGTCACTTCGATTTCTAAAATATCAGAGCAGATTAATTTGCTTTCACTTAATGCGGCAATTGAAGCTGAAAAAGCAGGTGAATTCGGTCAGGGATTTTCAGTTGTAGCACGCGAAATTAGAAAACTTGCGGATAAAACTGCAATGTCCACTTTGGATATTGAAAAAATTGTAGCGGAAATGCTTTCTGCTGTTTCCTCAGGTGTTATGGAAATGGATAAGTTCCGTCAGCAGGTTGAAACAGGCGTGAGTAACGTAGAAGTGCTTGGTCAAGGTATCACCGGAGTTGTCGATCAGGTTCGTTCTCTGACGCCGCAGTTTGAATCTGTTAATGAAGGAATGCAGAATCAAAGTGAAGGTGCTGAGCAAATCAGTAAAGCAATGCTTCAGCTCAGTGAAACATCTATTCAGACAAAAGATGCGCTTCAAGAATTTGTAAATATTACCGAGCAGCTGTCATTATCTGTTGAGACTTTAGAAGAGGAAGTAGCTGTTTTCCGTGTAGAAAAAGAATCGTAA
- the lpxC gene encoding UDP-3-O-acyl-N-acetylglucosamine deacetylase, with amino-acid sequence MLQTTIQKTVSCKGIGLHSGKQVEIVLRPAAEDTGILFSLHTGSGNSFITPNPDLVVATGLATTLGNGKDSVSTVEHLLATVRGMGIDNIHVEVRGNELPIMDGSAGPFVYLLRQAEVRKLSKPRKVLAVTKSLNFEQDGKFIRAYPHDGFAIDYTIEFDHPQIGRQSLSLEITPDVFAKELAKARTFGFLKEVEYLHANGLALGGSLDNAVVLDDYAILNEDGLRFVDEFVRHKILDFIGDMAVMEIPLQGRFEIFASGHALNNSFLRYLYANAEDYLEERVLEPLYDNVAQKEHSPAFPEAVSVPA; translated from the coding sequence ATGCTACAGACAACAATCCAGAAAACAGTAAGTTGCAAAGGAATCGGACTTCACAGCGGCAAGCAGGTGGAAATCGTTTTGAGACCTGCGGCTGAAGATACTGGTATTCTTTTTTCACTTCATACTGGATCCGGGAATTCATTCATAACTCCAAATCCAGATCTGGTTGTAGCAACCGGACTTGCGACAACCCTTGGGAATGGAAAAGATTCCGTTTCAACCGTTGAACATCTTCTCGCCACTGTCCGTGGAATGGGAATTGATAATATTCATGTAGAAGTCAGGGGTAATGAGTTACCCATCATGGACGGCAGTGCCGGACCTTTTGTTTATCTTCTCCGTCAGGCCGAAGTTAGAAAGCTATCAAAGCCCCGCAAAGTCCTTGCAGTTACCAAGTCGTTAAATTTCGAGCAGGACGGTAAGTTTATCAGAGCTTATCCTCATGATGGTTTTGCTATTGATTACACAATTGAATTTGATCATCCTCAGATTGGAAGACAATCCTTATCCCTCGAAATCACTCCTGATGTATTTGCGAAGGAGTTGGCCAAAGCCAGAACTTTCGGGTTTTTAAAGGAAGTAGAATATTTACATGCTAACGGACTTGCTCTTGGCGGGTCTCTTGATAATGCTGTTGTGCTTGATGATTACGCCATTTTAAATGAAGACGGCCTCCGTTTTGTTGATGAGTTTGTAAGACACAAAATTTTAGATTTTATCGGTGATATGGCTGTAATGGAAATCCCGTTGCAGGGTAGATTCGAAATATTCGCTTCCGGTCATGCTCTGAATAATTCATTTCTCAGATATCTTTATGCAAATGCTGAAGATTATCTCGAAGAACGCGTACTTGAACCTCTTTACGACAATGTTGCACAGAAAGAGCACTCTCCTGCATTTCCGGAAGCAGTCTCAGTACCAGCATAG
- the prmC gene encoding peptide chain release factor N(5)-glutamine methyltransferase — MKKYTLKEVVSAATIKLSEAEIDSPALSAQLLAEKVFKLDRLKMIMEMNNPVEEELIQPFNDLVDRRAQGEPVAYILGQKEFYGIEFKVGAGVLIPRPETEEIVEHVLKKFNREHPFLFADFGTGSGILAVTIAKFFPKARGVAMDLSAGALAIARENAEKHSVADRVLFIQADFTESVFKDGIFDLVLANPPYLSTAELADISHEVAEFEPVSALVGGKQGDELIKGCAGHIAAALKSPGYMYMEIGYLQGRAGYEIFNAYDAFSGQVSVLPDISNHDRIIFAKKS; from the coding sequence GTGAAAAAATATACTCTTAAAGAAGTTGTTTCTGCCGCAACAATCAAACTTTCGGAAGCTGAAATAGATTCTCCGGCTCTCTCTGCACAGCTTCTAGCTGAAAAAGTTTTTAAGCTTGATCGTTTAAAAATGATTATGGAAATGAATAATCCAGTTGAGGAGGAACTGATTCAGCCTTTTAATGACTTAGTTGATAGAAGGGCGCAGGGTGAACCTGTTGCTTACATTCTCGGTCAAAAAGAATTTTACGGGATTGAGTTTAAAGTCGGTGCAGGCGTTCTTATACCCCGGCCTGAAACAGAAGAAATCGTTGAGCATGTTTTAAAAAAGTTTAATCGCGAACATCCTTTTTTATTTGCGGATTTTGGTACTGGGTCAGGAATTCTTGCTGTGACAATAGCAAAGTTTTTTCCTAAGGCAAGAGGGGTTGCCATGGATTTAAGCGCAGGTGCTCTTGCGATTGCCCGTGAGAATGCGGAAAAACACTCAGTGGCTGATCGCGTTTTATTTATTCAGGCAGATTTTACAGAGTCTGTTTTTAAAGATGGTATTTTTGATCTTGTGCTTGCCAACCCTCCTTATCTAAGTACCGCAGAACTTGCGGATATCAGTCACGAAGTTGCTGAGTTTGAACCTGTTTCAGCCCTTGTCGGCGGAAAGCAGGGAGATGAGCTTATAAAAGGTTGTGCCGGACATATTGCTGCCGCATTAAAATCGCCCGGATATATGTATATGGAGATAGGTTACCTTCAAGGACGCGCCGGATATGAGATCTTTAACGCGTATGATGCTTTTTCAGGGCAGGTGAGTGTGCTGCCTGATATATCAAATCATGACCGTATCATTTTTGCCAAGAAGAGTTGA